The following proteins come from a genomic window of Sesamum indicum cultivar Zhongzhi No. 13 linkage group LG10, S_indicum_v1.0, whole genome shotgun sequence:
- the LOC105172413 gene encoding GDP-mannose transporter GONST4, protein MMGSIRLEGSKQYYATSSLVIGYALCSSLLAVINKFAITKFNYPGLLTALQYFTSALGVWLLGKFGFLHHDPFILETAKKFLPAALVFYLAIFTNTNLLRHANVDTFIVFRSLTPLLVAIADTAFRKQPCPSKLTFLSLVIILGGAIGYVATDNGFTLTAYSWAIAYLVTITTEMVYIKHMVTNLGLNTWGFVFYNNLLSLMMAPIFWIVTGEYVDVFAAITLSSGWDLFEPIAFVAVSLSCVFGLLISFFGFAARKAISATAFTVTGVVNKFLTVAINVLIWDKHATPFGLVCLLLTIAGGVLYQQSVTGVGTTSNQRESPPPKQVDSKNDSDEEKGISGKISRV, encoded by the coding sequence ATGATGGGTTCGATCCGATTGGAGGGTTCAAAGCAATATTATGCCACCAGCAGTCTTGTAATAGGCTATGCTCTCTGCTCCAGCTTACTTGCTGTCATCAACAAATTCGCCATTACCAAGTTTAATTACCCCGGTCTCCTCACTGCTCTTCAATACTTTACCTCAGCTTTGGGCGTTTGGCTTCTTGGGAAATTCGGGTTTTTGCACCACGATCCTTTCATTCTCGAGACAGCAAAGAAGTTCCTGCCTGCAGCATTGGTCTTTTACTTGGCAATTTTCACGAATACGAATCTCCTTCGCCACGCCAATGTGGATACGTTTATAGTTTTCAGATCCTTGACTCCGCTCCTCGTAGCCATTGCTGATACCGCATTTCGGAAGCAGCCGTGCCCGTCGAAACTcacatttctttctttggtGATCATCTTGGGGGGTGCAATCGGATATGTAGCTACTGATAATGGGTTCACATTGACTGCATATTCGTGGGCTATTGCATATTTGGTGACTATTACGACGGAGATGGTTTACATCAAGCACATGGTGACTAATCTTGGGTTGAATACTTGGGGATTCGTGTTTTACAACAATCTATTGTCATTGATGATGGCTCCCATATTTTGGATTGTGACAGGGGAGTATGTCGATGTGTTTGCGGCAATAACTTTGTCGAGTGGATGGGATTTGTTTGAGCCAATTGCATTTGTAGCTGTATCTTTATCTTGTGTGTTCGGGTTGCTTATTAGTTTCTTTGGATTCGCTGCCAGAAAGGCAATTTCTGCAACTGCATTTACAGTTACAGGGGTGGTGAACAAGTTTCTGACTGTTGCCATCAATGTGTTGATTTGGGATAAGCATGCTACTCCTTTTGGTTTGGTTTGTTTGCTCCTGACTATTGCTGGAGGAGTTCTATATCAGCAGTCTGTCACTGGAGTTGGGACTACTTCGAACCAAAGGGAGTCTCCTCCACCCAAGCAAGTGGATAGTAAGAATGATAGTGATGAAGAGAAAGGCATTTCTGGTAAAATTTCTCGTGTATGA
- the LOC105172414 gene encoding importin subunit alpha-1, with the protein MSLRPNARVEVRRNRYKVAVDAEEGRRRREDNMVEIRKNRREESLQKKRREGIPQFSIPVEATTGIEKKVQLENLPSMVASVWTDDAGKQLEATTQFRKLLSIERSPPIQEVIQAGVVPRFVEFLMREDFPQLQFEAAWALTNIASGTSEHTKVVIDHGAVPIFVKLLGSPSDDVREQAVWALGNVAGDSPKCRDLVLGHGALGPLLAQLNEHAKLSMLRNATWTLSNFCRGKPQPVFEQTRPALPILQQLIHSSDEEVLTDACWALSYLSDGTNDKIQAVIDSGVCPRLVELLLHPSPTVLIPALRTVGNIVTGDDLQTQCIISCNALPCLLNLLSGSHKKSIKKEACWTISNITAGNREQIQGVIEANIIGPLVQLLQNAEFDVKKEAAWAISNATSGGTHEQIKYLVSQQCIKPLCDLLVCPDPRIVTVCLEGLENILKVGEAEKNLGRTGDVNLYGQMIEDAEGLEKIENLQSHDNIEIYEKAVKILETYWLEEDDEPAPPGDASQQQGFQFGGEVSVPSGGFSFN; encoded by the exons ATGTCGCTGAGACCTAATGCTCGCGTGGAGGTCCGTCGCAACAGGTACAAGGTGGCGGTGGACGCCGAGGAGGGCCGCCGGCGGAGGGAGGACAACATGGTTGAGATTCGCAAGAACCGCCGTGAAGAGAGCCTCCAGAAGAAGCGCCGTGAGGGCATCCCGCAGTTTTCTATCCCAGTTGAAGCCACTACCGGCATCGAGAAGAAG GTGCAGTTAGAAAATCTACCATCAATGGTTGCAAGTGTTTGGACTGACGATGCTGGTAAACAACTTGAGGCAACCACTCAATTCCGTAAACTACTTTCTATAG AACGCAGTCCTCCAATTCAGGAGGTAATTCAAGCAGGTGTTGTTCCCCGCTTTGTTGAATTTCTGATGAGGGAGGACTTCCCCCAACTTCAG TTTGAGGCAGCTTGGGCTCTCACAAATATTGCTTCTGGAACATCAGAGCACACTAAGGTGGTAATTGATCATGGAGCTGTCCCAATATTTGTTAAGCTTCTTGGTTCTCCAAGTGATGATGTTCGGGAACAG GCTGTCTGGGCCTTGGGTAATGTAGCTGGTGATTCCCCCAAATGTCGAGACCTTGTACTTGGTCATGGTGCCTTGGGTCCATTGCTAGCTCAGTTGAATGAACATGCCAAGTTATCTATGCTAAGAAATGCTACCTGGACGCTGTCAAATTTCTGCAGAGGCAAGCCACAGCCTGTGTTCGAACAG ACGAGACCTGCACTTCCAATTCTTCAACAACTTATACACTCTAGTGATGAAGAAGTTTTGACTGACGCATGCTGGGCTCTCTCTTATCTATCTGATGGAacaaatgataaaattcaaGCTGTGATTGACTCTGGGGTATGCCCCCGATTAGTCGAGTTGTTGCT CCATCCATCGCCCACTGTTCTTATTCCTGCCCTTCGGACAGTTGGAAATATTGTCACTGGAGATGATTTACAAACTCAG TGTATCATCAGCTGTAATGCGCTACCTTGTCTTTTGAACCTCTTGAGCGGTAGTCATAAAAAGAGCATTAAAAAGGAAGCTTGCTGGACTATCTCCAACATCACAGCAGGAAACAGGGAGCAAATTCAG GGTGTCATTGAGGCCAACATTATTGGTCCGCTAGTCCAATTGCTTCAAAATGCTGAGTTTGATGTAAAAAAAGAGGCTGCATGGGCCATATCAAATGCAACATCTGGCGGCACTCATGAGCAAATTAA GTACCTCGTAAGTCAACAATGTATTAAACCTTTATGTGACTTGCTTGTGTGCCCGGACCCAAGAATTGTCACTGTCTGCTTGGAAGGGCTTGAAAACATCTTAAAGGTAGGGGAAGCTGAGAAGAATTTGGGTCGGACAGGAGATGTCAACCTTTATGGTCAAATGATAGAGGATGCTGAAGGGCTCGAAAAAATTGAGAACCTGCAGAGTCATGACAACATTGAGATTTATGAGAAGGCAGTGAAGATTCTGGAGACATACTGGCTGGAGGAAGACGATGAGCCGGCACCACCTGGAGATGCATCGCAGCAACAGGGCTTCCAATTTGGAGGAGAGGTCTCTGTCCCCAGTGGTGGATTCAGCTTCAACTGA